From the genome of Monomorium pharaonis isolate MP-MQ-018 chromosome 2, ASM1337386v2, whole genome shotgun sequence, one region includes:
- the LOC118644310 gene encoding uncharacterized protein LOC118644310 — protein MTDILNIGDEPIFDDRIVKIETHTYNPFANTTFGHSDEIRIPIHQQDLYTLPFKSFLYIEGKVTINKPAEGFSVVLGNNCVAFMFDEIRYELDGVEIDRNRNVGITSTLKNYATVSSDKNVILRNAGWISGWDVNGYFNYCVPLNMLLGFCEDYRRVVINARHELILIHARNDNNSLMGSSELEPTIDIFKIQWRMPHVLLNEIHKLSMLRTLESGRYLSMAFRSWDLYEFPLLQQTTKHSWAIKTATQLEKPRYVIFALQTGRKNIVSEDPSRFDHCKLTNVKLYLNSECYPYDDMNLDFDKNKWAILYDMYARFCKGYYGYEYLEPNLTTSTFLLNGPFVIIDCSRQNESIKSATVDVRIEFECKENVSMNTTAYCLIIHDRVVQYNPLTNVVRKIT, from the coding sequence ATGACTGACATTCTAAACATCGGAGACGAGCCGATCTTCGATGATCGCATCGTCAAGATCGAGACTCATACGTACAATCCGTTTGCCAACACAACGTTCGGGCACAGCGACGAGATACGAATACCCATACACCAACAGGATCTGTACACATTGCCGTTCAAAAGTTTTCTATACATCGAGGGAAAAGTGACAATAAACAAACCTGCCGAGGGATTTTCGGTGGTACTGGGAAATAATTGTGTCGCGTTCATGTTTGATGAGATTCGATACGAACTCGACGGTGTAgaaattgatcgcaacagaaatgttggaataaccagcacACTGAAAAACTATGCAACTGTGTCGTCAGACAAAAACGTGATTCTGAGGAACGCAGGATGGATTTCGGGTTGGGACGTGAAtggatactttaattattgcgTACCACTCAACATGTTGTTGGGGTTTTGCGAGGATTACAGACGCGTGGTGATCAACGCTCGTCacgagttaattttaatacacgcGCGTAACGATAACAACAGTCTAATGGGAAGTTCGGAGTTGGAACCCACGATTGATATATTCAAGATACAATGGCGCATGCCTCACGTACTGCTGAACGAGATACATAAGTTGTCGATGCTGCGTACTCTGGAGAGCGGACGGTACCTGAGCATGGCTTTTCGTTCGTGGGATCTGTACGAGTTTCCACTATTGCAGCAAACAACTAAGCATTCGTGGGCCATCAAGACCGCTACTCAGCTTGAGAAGCCACGATATGTTATCTTTGCTCTGCAGACGGGTCGAAAGAACATTGTGTCCGAGGATCCAAGCCGATTCGATCATTGCAAATTGACAAACGTGAAACTGTATCTGAATTCGGAATGTTATCCATACGACGATATGAACttggatttcgataaaaataaatgggcGATTCTGTACGACATGTACGCGCGTTTCTGCAAGGGTTATTATGGATACGAGTATCTCGAGCCGAACCTCACCACTTCAACTTTTCTACTTAACGGTCCATTCGTAATCATCGATTGCTCTCGACAAAATGAATCGATCAAGAGCGCAACCGTGGACGTGCGCATAGAATTTGAATGCAAAGAGAATGTGTCGATGAATACCACCGCGTACTGCCTCATCATACACGACCGCGTGGTTCAGTACAACCCGTTGACAAACGTTGTGCGCAAAATCACCTAA